One window from the genome of Dermacentor silvarum isolate Dsil-2018 chromosome 5, BIME_Dsil_1.4, whole genome shotgun sequence encodes:
- the LOC119452774 gene encoding sodium- and chloride-dependent neutral and basic amino acid transporter B(0+): MSSSDDEQELYGRENYKSRAHKLATLFIMTAGSANARQFPTMFIVNGGMPFLLAYLAFLGVVAFPIMHLESNLAQFAGDGNFGVFSTVPLFIGVGYTMSLYAIVHIVADSVPVSDQLHYLFDSLREAGGNECRNGLLLAPNRTCYVPKHTFVSLVACEHRLLLRGGT; encoded by the exons ATGTCGTCCAGTGACGATGAACAGGAG TTGTACGGCCGCGAGAACTACAAGAGCCGTGCTCACAAGCTGGCCACCCTGTTCATCATGACTGCTGGTAGCGCCAACGCAAGACAGTTTCCCACGATGTTCATCGTCAACGGAGGAA tgccgttcctgctggcGTATCTAGCGTTCCTTGGCGTCGTGGCGTTCCCCATTATGCACCTGGAGAGCAACCTAGCCCAGTTCGCTGGAGATGGGAACTTCGGAGTCTTCAGCACAGTTCCGCTCTTCATTG GCGTGGGCTACACGATGAGCCTGTACGCGATCGTGCACATTGTGGCGGACTCGGTGCCGGTGTCCGACCAGCTGCACTACCTGTTCGACTCGCTCCGGGAGGCTGGCGGCAACGAGTGTCGGAACGGATTGCTCCTGGCGCCCAACCGAACCTGCTACGTGCCGAAGCACACGTTCGTGAGTCTCGTTGCTTGCGAGCACAGGCTCCTCCTCCGCGGTGGAACTTGA